The nucleotide sequence TATATACTTGGATAGGGAGGATAAGATATGAAGGCAGTGATATTAGCAGGTGGATATGGAACAAGACTTAGTGAAGCAACAAATCTTATCCCAAAACCAATGGTAGAAATAGGAGGAAAACCTATTCTATGGCATATTATGAAGACATATTCTCACTATGGAATAAATGAATTCATCATCTGTTGTGGGTATAAAGGATATGTAATAAAAGAGTGGTTTTCAAATTATTTTCTTCATACAAGTGATATAACATTTGATCTGCAAAATAATGGAATGACAGTACATGACTGTCATTCAGAAAATTGGAAAGTAACTCTTGTAGATACAGGACTTGAAACTATGACAGGTGGAAGAATCAAAAGAATAGAAAAGTATATAGGAAATGAAACTTTTCTTTTAACATATGGTGATGGGGTAACAGATTTAAATATAGGTGAAAGTATAAAATTTCATAAAGAAAGTGGTAAAACTTTAACTGTTACAGCATATAAACCACAAGGAAAATTTGGATCTTTAGATATAGATGAAGTGGGAAATGTAAAAGCTTTTACAGAAAAGCCAGCAGGAGATGGAAGCTGGATAAATGCAGGGTATTTCATATGTGAACCAGAAGTATTTAATTATATAACTGAAGGAGATTCAACTATATTTGAAAGGACTCCTCTTGAAAATATAGCTAAAGATGGAAAAATGAATTCATTTAAACATACAGGATTCTGGAAGCCTATGGATATATTGAGAGATAATAAAGAGTTGAATGATATGTGGGATAGTGGAAAAGCTCCATGGAAAGTATGGTAATTTGGAGGAAGAATGAAAAACTTTAATAATGTGTATAAAGGAAAAAGAGTTCTGGTAACAGGTCATACAGGATTTAAAGGTTCATGGTTATCAATATGGCTCAGGGAATTAGGCGCTGAAGTAATAGGTTATTCATTAGAACCATATACAGAAAAGGACAATTTTGTTTTATCTCATTTATCAGAAAAGATAGTTGATATTAGAGGAGATATAAGAGACAGAAAACATTTAAGAGAAGTATTTGATAAATATCAGCCAGAGATAGTATTTCATTTAGCAGCACAGCCATTAGTAAGATTATCTTATGATATTCCAGTGGAAACATATGAAACTAACCTTATGGGAACTATAAATATATTAGAAGAGATAAGAAACTGTGAGAATACAAAAATAGAAATAATGATAACAACAGATAAGTGCTATGAAAATAAAGAGCAGATATGGGGATATAGAGAAAAT is from Fusobacterium sp. and encodes:
- the rfbF gene encoding glucose-1-phosphate cytidylyltransferase, encoding MKAVILAGGYGTRLSEATNLIPKPMVEIGGKPILWHIMKTYSHYGINEFIICCGYKGYVIKEWFSNYFLHTSDITFDLQNNGMTVHDCHSENWKVTLVDTGLETMTGGRIKRIEKYIGNETFLLTYGDGVTDLNIGESIKFHKESGKTLTVTAYKPQGKFGSLDIDEVGNVKAFTEKPAGDGSWINAGYFICEPEVFNYITEGDSTIFERTPLENIAKDGKMNSFKHTGFWKPMDILRDNKELNDMWDSGKAPWKVW